Genomic DNA from uncultured Erythrobacter sp.:
TGAGAGCACGGGCGGCGGGACGCTTGATCTTGGTGCGCTGTCGAGCGACGGCAATATCGATCTGGACACGAGCGGTCTGGTTACGACCAGCACGATTAACTCGCTGGGTGACCTGACCATTGGCGGGACGACCGATCCAGGCGCGGTAACCTTCACTGGCAATGTCAGTGCAGATGCGATCGACATCGATACGACCGGAGTGGTGACGGCGCTCGATATTGAGTCGACCGATGGCGATCTCAACATTCTGGCGGGGGACTCGATCAACGCAGGCGGTGTGACTGCGACCGAAGGCGACGTGATCCTGTCGGCGACGAACAACATCACGACCACTTCGATCAGCTCGAATGAGAACCTTGGATCGGGCGGTGCAATCGACATCGACAGCACCGGCGGCGGCACGCTTGATCTGGGTGCGGTGTCCGGCGACGGCGCGGCCAACTTGGACACCACCGGAACGCTGACGCTGGGTCTGGTCAATATCGGCGGGGCGCTGGTGATCGGCGCGGCCAATCAGCCGACCACGCTGAACTTGAACGACAACATCACCGCTGGCAGCTTCACGTTTACTTCGGCCAACCCGTTCGTGTCGCAGGACATCACCACGACCGATGGTGATCTGAACATCGATGCGGCGTCGATTACGACCGGCGCGCTGGGTGCGCAAAATGGCGGCGGAGTGATCCTGACCGCGACCGGCAACATCACGACGACGTCGATCGCCTCGAACGAGCCTGGTGTTGTGAACGGGTTTATCGATGTTGAGAGCACGGGCGGCGGGACGCTTGATCTTGGAGCTCTAAGTTCTGACGGTAATATCGATCTGGATACGAGCGGTCTGGTCACAACGACGACGATCAACTCGCTGGGTGATCTGACCATTGGTGGGACGACCGATCCAGGCGCGGTAACCTTCACTGGCAATGTCAGTGCAGATGCGATTGACATTGATACGACCGGAGTGGTGACGGCGCTCGATATTGAGTCGACCGATGGCGATCTCAACATTCTGGCGGGGGACTCGATCAGCGCAGGCGGTGTGACTGCGACCGAAGGCGATGTGATCCTGTCGGCGACCAACAACATCACCACGACCTCGATCAACTCGAACGAGAACCTTGGATCGGGCGGTGCGATCGATGTGGACAGCACGGGCGGCGGCACGCTTGATCTGGGTGCGGTGTCCGGCGACGGCGCAGCCAACCTTGATACCACTGGCGCGCTGATAACAGCAGGCGGGAATGTGGGAGGAGCGTTGGTCGTCGGCGGCACAGCCGATCCGTCTTCGATTACTTTCACCGGAAACTTCACCGCCGCGAGCATGGATCTCGACACGACCGGTCCAGTGAATACCCAAGACTTGTCTGCCCCCACCGGGCTGATCGATATTCAGGCTGGCACGACCATAACGACTGGCGATGTGACAGCTGATGCCGTGAATTTTGTGGGCAATGGTGCGATCCAGACCGGCAATGTGACGAGCAATCAGTCGCTCAGCCTTGCAGCAACGGGCGGAAGTCTAACGACCGGGAACGTGGTCGTGAACAATCTGGGAGCGTCAGTGACGCTGCGGGCCAGCGGCGCGACCAGCGATGTCACGACCGGATCGGTCAATTCGAATGGCGGCGACATTTTCATCACTGCGGAACGCGATATCATGGCCGCTGCGGTTGCGACGGCGCTGGCGGGAACTCCGACCGCAGGGACGGTTGGTATGCATGCCGGTGGTTCAATCACCGCCGGACAGGTGGATGCGGGTGAGGATATCCGGATCGAGTCCGTCGGCAGCACCGTCACGATGGCCGGAGCGACGGCGGGCGATGATGTTGTTATCAGTGCTGCAGGCGCGATTAATGTTACCGGGCCAGTCGTAGCCAGCGGAAGCGGGCCTGATCTGTTCGCGGTCTCCTTTGCCGGAGCGCCAGGTGTCTCGAACATGGTGTTCGGTGCCGAGTCGCTGCTCGGATCGAACATCGATATCGACACTTCTGCGGCACTGAACGCAACCGACCTGACCGCAAGTGCGGGCGGGATTGACGTGGATGCGGACTCGATCGTCGCTGGCGCTGTTAGCGCGACGGGCGGCGACGCTTTGCTGACGGCAACAGGCAACGTCACGACGGTTTCGATTACTGCGGTCACCTCGGGAGCAGGCGGAGCGATCGACGTCGACAGCACCGGCGGCGGGATACTCGATATCGGCGATCTGAGTGCGGATACGACCATCGCGCTCGACACCACCGGTACGCTGGCTGCGAACACGGTGACGTCTGTTGGGGCTTTGACGGTTGGCGCGACCGCTCAGCCAAGCTCGGTCAACTTCACCGGCAACGTGACCGCCGGTAGCATGGACATCGACTCAACGGGCGCGTTGCAGGCTCTCGATCTGACAGCGACCGCTGGCGATATTGATGTCGACACTGCCTCGATTGCTACAAACGCAGTCAGTGCAACCGGCGGTGATGTCTCGCTTACAACCAGTGGGGGCATCACGACGGCCTCGATCACAGCGGTCACATCCGGCGCAGGCGGCGCTATTGACGTAGACAGCACCGGTGGCGGTACGCTCGATCTGGGCGATCTCACTGCCGATACGACAATCGATCTCGACTCGAGCGGGACGTTGGCTGCGAACACTATCGCTGCCACGGGCGCACTCACAATTGGCGGCACGGCGCTGCCTTCTTCGGTCAGTTTCACCGGTAATGTCTCTGCAGGAAGCATGGATATCGACGCTACCGGTCCGCTGACAGCGCTTGATCTCGATGCGACAGCGGGTGCAATCGACGTCGATGCCGGTTCGATCCTCGCTACGAATGTTTCGGCAACGGCAGGCGTCGCGCTGGATGCGACTGGCGCCATTACAACCGGCGACATCGATGGAGGCGGGACGATCAACGTCGCCTCTACCGGTGCAAGCGTGAGTACCGGGGACGTGGTCGGGAACGCGCTCGGAGGCAGCATTACTCTGCGCGCCGCCGGTGCGACGAGCGATGTCAGCGCGGGCACGATTAACTCCAACAGCGGCGACATCTTTGTCTCGGCCGAACGCAATATCACCACTGGTACCGTTTCGACTGCGCTGGCTGGGGCTCCCACAGGAGGCACGATAGGCCTGCATGCGGGCGGATCGATTGCCGCCGGACAGATCGCGGCAGGCGAAGATCTGCTGGTTGAATCCGTCGGAAGCACCGTGACGTTGGCCGGCGTGACCGTAGGCGACGATGCGACGATCACAGCGGCAGGAGCGATCGATCTTCAGGGCCCAGTTGTGGCCGATGGCAGCGGACCTGATGTTTTCTCGGTTATGTTTGCGGGCGCACCAGGTGTTTCCAACTTGTTGTTCGCTGCCGAAGCGCTTCCGAAATCGAATATCGTCATCAATACGCCGGCGGCGGTTACAGCAACTGATCTGACAGCGAGCTCGGGCGGAATCGATATCGATGCCGGATCGATCGCCGCGAACACGCTGGCCGCCACAGACGGCGATGTGGAGCTGACGGGTACAGGCACCATCACCGCGAGTTCGATCACTGCGAGTATCGGCGTAATGGCGATGGGCGGCAACATCGACGTCGACAGCACTGGCGGCGGCATGTTGAACCTTGGCGACTTGGCCGCAGGTGCTGGCATTGCGCTGGATACGAGCAGCACTCTTACGGCGAACACCGTAACTTCCACCGGGGCGCTGACAGTCGGCCAAACCGCCATGCCCACGGCAACGACCTTCACCGGCAATGTCACTGCCGGCAGCATGGATATCGATGGCACGGCGACTGGTACGCTGAACGCCCTGGATCTCACTGCCAATGCTGGTGACATCGACATTGACGTCGGCTCAATCACCGCGAGCAACGTAAGCGCGACCGGCAACGCAGCGCTGGATGGCGCAGGCACGATCAGCCTCGCTAACGCGACTGCAGACAGCGACACGAGCGGTGCAGGCGATCTCAGCATCGGGACCAACACGATCCCGGCGCAGCTCAATATCACCGGCACAGCCAGCGGTGTGAACACCTCGCTCCATGCCGACACTCTGAACGTTATCACCGCCACCGCAACGGGAGGCGATCTGGTCCTTTCTGGTGGCACCGTGACTGTGGGTGCCGCGCAGGCGACCAACAACGTTATGGCCGATGCTACCACGTCGATCACCGCCGACACATTGACTGCTGACAGCGATATGAGCGGCGCGGGTGATCTGCAGGTTGGCCTGATGACCGCGCCAGGTCAGCTGACGGTCAACACGGCTGCAACCGGGGCCAATGTGACGCTGCAGGCTGGCCAGATCAATGCTGCTGCAGTCACAGCCACTGCGGGCAATGCAACTCTCAATGCCAGCGGCAATGTCACAACAAGCACTATCACTTCGACTGGCGGTGGCATCGATGTCGACAGCACGGGCGGGGGCACACTCGATCTCGGCGATCTGACTTCCAGCGCGGGCATTGCTCTCGACACGAGCGGGACATTGACCGCAAACACTGCGACTGCTGTCGGCGCGCTGACGGTTGGCCAGACTGCCATGCCCACGGCAACGACCTTCACCGGCAATGTCACCGCTGGCAGCATGGATATCGATGGCGCCGCTGCGGGTACGCTCACAGCTTTGGATCTGACCGCGAATGCCGGTGACATCGATGTGGATGTGGGTTCGATCACCGCTTCCAATGTCTCTGCGACGGGCAATGCCGCGCTCGATGGCGCGGGCACGATCGCGGTGGCCACCGCGACTGCGGACAGCGACATGAGCGGAGCAGGCGATCTCACCATCGGGACCAACACGATTCCAGCTCAACTGACGGTTGCAGGCGCAGCCAGCGGGGTGAATGCATCGCTGCACGCAGACGTTCTCAACGCCGCGACCGTGACTGCAACCGGAGGCGATGCGGTTCTTTCGGGCGGCACGATCTCCGTCGGCGCAGTGACAGCCACCAACGATGTGATCGCCGATGCGACCACTTCGATCACACTAGATACCGTAACCGCTGACAGCGATATGAGCGGTATGGGCGATGTGGAGATCGGTCAGACCACGCGGCCTGGACAGCTCTCCATCACGACCTCGGTGACCGGTGTGAACGTCACTCTCGAGGCCGACAACGTCAATGTGATCAACGGCCTTTCGACCAATGGCGACAATGTCATTCGCGGCGACTCGATCGCGCTTACCGATGTCACGGCCACAGGCGGTGATGCCATCCTCGAGGCGACTGGTAGTGTCACCACCAACTCGATCACCGCGACTTCTGCCGGGATGTCTGGAGGCAATATCGACGTAGACAGCACTGGCGGCGGTGCGCTTGATCTCGGCGATCTGACCGCTGACGCTGGGATCACGCTGGATACCACAGGCTCGATGACTGCTGGCGCGGTGACTGCAACCGATCATCTTCAGATCGGCGGCACAGCCTCACCAAGCTCTGTCAGTCTTTCCGGCAATGTCACTGCAGGCTCGGTGGAAATTCTCTCGACCGGCGGCATTGCTGCGCAGGACCTTACGGCAACCGCTGGAGATGTTGATCTCGACGGTTCGACAATCACTGCGCTGGACGTTTCAGCGACGGGCAATGTCTCAGCCGATGGGGCGGGCGCGATCTCGCTGGCAAGTGCAATCGCCGACAGCGATATGATCGGCACTGGAGATCTTTCAGTCGGCACAAACACCGCCCCGAGCGATCTGACGATTGCAGGGGCAAGTTCGGGTGCGAACGCCAGTCTTGTCAGCGCAGGAGCGCTCACTGCAAGTACGGTTGAAGCGACCGCAGGCACTGCGACTCTGACCGCCGATACTGTCAACGCTGACACAGTCACCGCGACGGGCGGTGATGCTGTGCTGAATACGAGTGGCGACGCCACGATCAACGCGATTTCGGCCTTCACCGCTGGCATGGCTGGCGGAGCGATCGATGTCGACAGCACCGGCGGCGGTGCACTCAGCCTCGGCGACGTGACTGCCGATACGGACGTCGCGATCGACACGACCGGCTCGGTTGCGGCTGGCCAAGTTGCTGCGGGCGGTGCGCTCACGGTTGGCAGCACTGCGGTCCCGAGCAGCATAACCTTTACCGGCAATGTCAGTGCCGCCAGCGTTGGCGTCGAGACCACCGGCGCTATCTCGGCGCAAGATGTCACCGCGACCGCTGGTTCCATCACGGCGAATGCCGCTGACATTACGGCGGGCGCAGTCGCGGCGACGGACGCAATCACTCTCGATGCTGCCGGGCCGATCAACCTCGCGAGCGCTGTTGCCGACAGCGACAATAGCGGTGCGGGCGATCTTTCCATCGGTACCAACACAGCGCCATCTGATCTCACGATACCGGGCGATGTTTCAGGCGCGAATGTAACGCTAGTCAGCGCAGGCGCTGCCACGACTGGCGCAGTATCGGCTGGCAATGGGGATACGGCGATCACGAGCGCAGGGGATGCGACCATCGCCAGCGTAACGACGAGCGAGCTGGCGGTTCAGTCCGGCGGATTGCTGACGGTCGGCGCGATCGACGCAAGCGGATCAGCTGTTCTCGAAAGCGCCGATGTCGACTTGCAAGCAGCCGTCGATGTCGATGGCGCTAGCCTGACGCTTCGCTCCGCACCGGGTGTCTCAGTGGGTCTCGGTGATGGCATGGGAGACTACCAGCTTTCCGATGCCGAGCTCGCCCTTATCGACACTGGTACCTTGGTGATCGATGCAGTTGATCAGGCGATCGAAGTGAGCGGCGTCTCATTTACCGATCAAGCAGGTGCAAACGAAGTGGTGCTTGCGACTTCGGGCACAGGCAGCCTCATCCGGATAGTCGGAGACATCTCCGGCAACGGCAATGGCCGGATTTTCCGCTTTGGCGGTGATGCCGCGATGGGCACGATGCTGGCCGAGCGGATCACGATGGATATCGAAGCGGCCTCGATCGACTTTGGCGATGCAACCTTCGATTTGCGCGCAGAAGACATCGCGTTTGGCAATCAGGAGTTGATTGATGCAGTCGCCGGCCGCGACAGCGGCGATCTGGCGCTCAACATCGTGGGTGATGCCAACTCGCTGCTTTACAACCCGCTTCTGGCGGGTGGGATCGGAGGCGCTCGCATCGCCGATCCGGTATTCCTGAGAGCAGGCAACATCACGGTGACCTATGGAAACTCGGCACTGTTCCAGAACACTGCACCGCCTCAGGAAGGCGGCACTCTGTTCACCGGGATTGAACTTGGACAACCAGGTTCGAACGGAACGCTGGCGCTGAACACGGTTGACGATACCAACACCTTCGCCTTCTTCGGCCAGATTAACGAGCTGGTCGGGACCGCTGCGGCTCTGGCGGGCAGCAATGTGATCCTGCTCGGCAACGACGTTCGCTTGCCGGATACGCGGGTCAATGGTTGCGTGATCGGTAGCGGCGCGGATTGTGTGACCACGATCGTTGGGACCACAGTCATTTCGATCCCGCGCGAGGTGGTTGAGCTGCTGACGGCGGATGCCGGATTGCTTGTCCCGTTCGATCCGCTGGTCGGCACCAACAACGAAGGTCTGTTTTCCGATGCAGCGACTGTCCCTGATGAAGATTGCGAACGAGATGAAAATGGCGCCTGTGTCGGACCCTAAGGAGATGAAGACGATGCCCGCATTGCGGTGGACGAAGATGTTGCTGGGCGGCGCGGCAATCGGCGTTGTCCTGACGGGCTGCGCGACTAGCCAGCCGACGGGATCTGGGCCTGCATTTGCGCTTGGTACCAATGCCAATGGGGAGCCTTGCACCGCCTCGCAAAACTGGACCGACCAGAGCTACGGTGATGCGACCATCAAATACAGCGATGCCTTCTCGGTCAATTGCCGAGGCGCGACATCCGGAGTGCTGTCGCGGGTGCGGACATTCGATTCAGCGTCTGAACGCAGTGCGTTTTCTGCGGCGTTGACGTGCGGCGATCCGGTTTCGGTGGAGCTTGACGGCTTCAACAACGCCAGTGCCCGCCGATGCCTTGATCCCGCGCTCGGTTTTTCGACCGTCGTGATCGACGCGAGCAATGGCGGCACTGCCTATCAAATCTCGTCGGCGCCCAATGCCGTGGGAGCAGGATTTCAGGCGGCGCGCATTCTGGCGGGACTTGATCAGCCTGCATCCGCCCGTTCGGATCGCACCCCGGTTGAGCTCGCAAGCATTCCTGCTCTTCCAGCGGGCGCGACGCTCGCGCAGGCTGAAGCTGGGGCAGGCGAGGCGCTTGCTTCTGTTCTTGGCCGCGGGACGGCTCTGAACTTCCGGGGCTTGCATGCCGATGCCTCGCGGTTCCTGCGCAATTCTCTTTCAAGTCTGCCCGACGATGCGCCGGGACAGATCCGTGCTGAACTTCTGATGGAAGCGGGTCTTGCGGATTCGAATATCCAGTTCTTTGGCTCTGCAAGGCGCAACCTTGACGCCGCCAGCCGCGAGATCGCTCGCCTGAGCAGCGCGGAGCAGCGCATTTTGCGGCCGAAACTGCAGATTTATCGCGGACTCGACGCGCTCAACCAGAGAGACTTTGCCTCCGCGCGTAGCATTCTCTCCTTCCTCGCATCCGACGGCCTTGGCTCGGCGCGTGACCTGAGTGATCCGGTCACTCTCGTGCGGCTCAATTCTGCGCCAGGCGAAGGTGCGGATGTGCGATCGTCGATTGCGCTGCCCGACGAAGAAGCTCTGCGAGAGGCATTCCTGCGCGTTCAGGGCAATTGGGCGCGTAGTGTTGCGGAACTGGCTTTGGACAATCCGGTCGGCGCCGACGCGGCGATCACGGTGGCGCAGGGCGGACTCGATGAACTTTCCGCTGCGCTGCGGAGTGCGAATATTCGGGAAGATGGCCTCTTCTGGCTAAACGCTCGCCTGCTGCGTCAATCCGGACGGATCGAGGCCGACAAGGGTGATTATGGCGCCGCCATCGAGGCGTTCGACGATGCTATCACAGAGCTGACCCGGGGCGCTCTTGCCCGGTCGGGAACAGGCCGTGATCCGGCAATCGCCGAACTGCTGCTAGAGCGAGCGTCCGTCGTGGCGCGTTCAGGGGCCTCGCAATCTGCGGTCGATGAGGCGTACGGCGACGCGGTTCAGGTTCTGGTGGATGCCCGCGAGGAAAGCGCAAGCTATTCGACGTCACTCCTGCAGCCCTATCTCGATCAACTGGCCCTGCAAATGGAAGCAGGCGATAGCGATGCAGCAGGGCGCTATTTCGAAGTTCTTCAGATTGTCGGCGAGACGGGTGCGGCTCGTCAGCTGAGCGCATTGCAAGACATTGTCGCCGAGGATTCGGGCATCGGCGTCAAGCGCCGTCAGCAGACTGACCTTCTGCGTCAGATCAGCCAGCTTGAACTCGATATCGAAGATGCGCGGGAACTGGGGCAATCGATATCCGAATTGGAGAGTTCGCGCGCGCAGTTCCAGTCGGCTTACTTTGAGCTTGATGCCGAGTTGCAAAGCGAGTCGCGGCTGAGCCAGGTTTCGAGCAAACCCGCGGCCTTGAGCGATCTGCAGTCCGTGTTGCGTCGGGGTGAAGCCTATGTCCGTTTCGCAGCTATGGGAGACCGCGTCTTCGGCATGCTGGTCGAGAAAGACAAAGCGCATTCGATCCGTCCTGGCGCGACAGTCGAAGAAGTGCTCGCGATCACAAACGATTTGCGCGCGTCTATCGATGGCCAGATCGCACGCGGTGACTTGACCGAATTTGGCGTTACAGATTCAGCGTTGCTGTACCAAAACCTCTTCCGCGAAGTGGATGAAGTTCTTCGTACCAAAGAGGAATTGGTCGTCGACGGTGGTACCGTTCTTGCCGGTTTGCCTGCTTCGGTACTCGTGAGCGATCGCGGCGCCGCGCTGCGTTTCACGGAGCAGGAGGATCGGTTCGACTATACCGAAATTGAATTCCTCGCGACGCTGATGCCGACGTCCGTTGCGATGTCGCCGCGTAGCTTCATCGTTTCTCGCAACCTGCCGGAATCGAACGCACAGCGTGATTTGATCGGATTTGCGTCACCGCAGCCCATCACCACCGTTCCCGGTTCTGGCGAGCAGATAAAGATCGGCAATTGCCTGATCACGCCTGCGCAGCTTGCTGGGTTGAGCCGCCGTTTCTCACCAATCCCATCGGACGAGATCGGCTACGCGGCAGAAGCACTCGGCCTAAGGGATGGTCCAACACTCGTCAGTGATGCGGCTTTCTCGGACACCGCAGTGCTCAGCCGCGGACAAGAAGGCGGCGATCTGGGCGACTACAAGGTACTGCATTTCGCCACACACGGATTGACTGAAGGCATGTTCGGGTGCCTCGAATCCCCTTCGGCACTTCTCACCTCGCTCGGGACTGATGGCGAATCCGACCTGCTGCTCGACTTCGAAGAGATCGCCGGTCTCAAGCTGGACGCCAATTTGGTGGTCTTGTCGGCCTGTCAAACTGCATCTGCGATTGGCGAGCGCACTGCTCGTCTCAATGGTGATTCCCAGCCTGGCTCTACTCTCGAAGGCTTGGTGCGATCATTTTTTGCCGCGCAGGCGCGAGCGGTGATGGCAACCTACTGGCAGACGCCCAACACCGGTGAGAGCGAGATATTCATGCGCGAGTTTTATCGCAGCGGCCGGACTAATGACATTGCCAACGCGCTCAATCAGGCGCAGCGATCGATGATTCAGGATCCAGCCACCTCGCATCCCTATTTCTGGGGAAGCTTCTTCGTGGTTGGCGATACGGACAACCGCATGCTCGATCAGGCTGGTTCGCGCAGAGCCGCGCTATAAGATCGGGATAAGAAAAGGAACCGAGCACACATGCCCCCCGCAGCCCGAATTACCGACATGCATACCTGCCCGATGGTCAATCCCGGGCCGGTTCCGCATGTGGGCGGGCCGATTATCAAGGGTCAGCCCAATGTCCTGACATGCTTCATGCCTCAGGCACGGGTGACGGATCAGTGTGTGTGCGTCGGTCCTCCGGACGTTATTGTGAAGGGATCAATGACGGTTCACGTCGGCGGTCTTCCCGCCGCGCGAATGGGTGACATGACGGCGCATGGCGGAGTGATCGTCGTTGGCGCGCCTACGGTTCTTATCGGCGATGGTGCCAATGGCGGTGGCGGCGGCGCTGGCGCAGGTGCTGGTATGTCCAGCAAAGTGCCGTTCGACGCGCCAAACTTGCAGGCTCAGGCGATGATCGCTGCGCACAAGGCTGCGAAGCCCTTCTGCCGCCGCTGCCAAGCATAGGCCGCGCGCATGGCGGGGTGGTATGCGATCGTCGATGGTGCAGCCGACCCCCGGCTCTATCCGGTCATTTCGGAATGTGCGAAATACGCCTGCCTTTATGAAGACGACTACGACGAAGACACACTCGCAGCTCTGCCTTATCTGGTCGAGCTAACCGAAGGCGAGAAATTGCCGGATCTCTGGCGCAAGCACGAATCCGGTAGGTTCTGGGGCATCGTGTGTCAGTCGAACCTCGATCTGCCAGCTTTGCGCCGACATATGCGCAAATTCACGACTGCTCGCCTGCCGCTCGGCGAGGTCGTCCTATTCCGGTTTTGGGACCCGCGTGTCTTTGTGACTTTTGCCGAGGATGGCACCGAAGAAGAAGTCGCTCCGTTTTTCGAAAAGGTCGAAGCAGTGATCGCCGATCTCGGGCCGGACGGCAGGCGTCGCTATCATTGGGATGGTGGGGTGCAATCTTCATTCGCCAAACCGAAAGCCGACGCGCCACACGAAGCAGCACCGGGGGCACAAAGCTGAGGTGCTTCGTTCAGTCGCCCTCGTTGATTGCGGCCTTGGTGGAATCGCGCTGCGTGGTGAACATCGTCAGTGCTTCGCCTGCCAAGGCTTCGACTTCCGACGTTTCGAAGGTCAGCGGGTCAAGCGGTTCACCGTTAATCCGGATCTCGTAGTGGAGATGGGGACCCGTCGATCCTCCGGTCGTGCCGACATAGCCGATGATCTCGCCTTGCTTCACAGCCTTGCCCGGCTGAAGACCATCAGCAAACGCATTGAGGTGCATGTACCAGGTCTGCATCCCTTCGCCGTGGTCCAGTCGGATGAAGTTGCCCGCCGCGCCGCGTGGGGCCGCAAACAGGACAGTCGAATCGCCCGAAGCATAAATTGGCGTTCCTGTCGGAGCGGCGAAGTCGACGCCGTTATGCTTTCTTTGCGCCCGGGAGATCGGGTGCGTGCGGTAGCCATATTTGGAAGTTATCCGCGCGCCGTCGACGGGGGTCCGCATCAACCCGCGCTCGTTGCCTTGCCCGCTTTCATCGAACCAGCGCTGCTCCGATTCATCGGGCGGGGTAAAGGCAAAATAGGTTTTGCTGCCTTTGGCCGTGTCGAGCCTGACATAGAGCAGCTTGGGCGGCGCGGCGTTGCGCCCGCTCTCCGTGACCGTTTCCTCCCAAGTAGCCGAGAATGTGTCGCCAAGCGCGACTTCGCGCTGGAAATCGAAGTCGAACGAAAAGGCTTTGGCGAAAGGTGTCGTCAAACTGTCGGGCAGACCCGCTTCCACCGCCGAGGCGTAAAACGTGTTCTGGTTGATCGTTCCGGTAACGGAGCGAACGCGGGTAGTCGCGGCGTCGAGGATGTTCTCGCGTTTGAACGTACCATCGGATTGGCGCGTGAGTTTCACCGAGGTTCCATTAGGCAATTCGGCGCTGATCGTGCGGACGGCCTTCGCGTCGCCATCTTCAGTGAGTTCCACAGCAACGCGCATTTGCTCCTGCGTGCCGAGTGCAGCGATTGCCTCTTCGGCCATAGTGAACGCATCGCCGGTCGGAACGCCCATCTCTTCGAGCGAAAAACCGAGATCGTCGACCCCGCGCACCTGAATGATCCGCACCGATGTGCTCGGAGTGGGTGTGGGTTCAGACGCCGCGTCCGGAGTGGCCTCGGCAGTCTGTGTTTCGGCGGGTCCTTCAGTGGGATTCGGCCAAAGGCAGTAGGCGCCGCCAGCTATTGCGAGCAGCGCGACTGGCGCAGCAATGTAGGCGGGCTTAAGTCCGCCCGACTTCGCCGGTTCAATCGGCGTATCTTCAGCCGGAGCGGCAACCGGTTTCGGGTCCACCCACGTCTTCGGATCGAAAGAGGTCG
This window encodes:
- a CDS encoding CHAT domain-containing protein encodes the protein MPALRWTKMLLGGAAIGVVLTGCATSQPTGSGPAFALGTNANGEPCTASQNWTDQSYGDATIKYSDAFSVNCRGATSGVLSRVRTFDSASERSAFSAALTCGDPVSVELDGFNNASARRCLDPALGFSTVVIDASNGGTAYQISSAPNAVGAGFQAARILAGLDQPASARSDRTPVELASIPALPAGATLAQAEAGAGEALASVLGRGTALNFRGLHADASRFLRNSLSSLPDDAPGQIRAELLMEAGLADSNIQFFGSARRNLDAASREIARLSSAEQRILRPKLQIYRGLDALNQRDFASARSILSFLASDGLGSARDLSDPVTLVRLNSAPGEGADVRSSIALPDEEALREAFLRVQGNWARSVAELALDNPVGADAAITVAQGGLDELSAALRSANIREDGLFWLNARLLRQSGRIEADKGDYGAAIEAFDDAITELTRGALARSGTGRDPAIAELLLERASVVARSGASQSAVDEAYGDAVQVLVDAREESASYSTSLLQPYLDQLALQMEAGDSDAAGRYFEVLQIVGETGAARQLSALQDIVAEDSGIGVKRRQQTDLLRQISQLELDIEDARELGQSISELESSRAQFQSAYFELDAELQSESRLSQVSSKPAALSDLQSVLRRGEAYVRFAAMGDRVFGMLVEKDKAHSIRPGATVEEVLAITNDLRASIDGQIARGDLTEFGVTDSALLYQNLFREVDEVLRTKEELVVDGGTVLAGLPASVLVSDRGAALRFTEQEDRFDYTEIEFLATLMPTSVAMSPRSFIVSRNLPESNAQRDLIGFASPQPITTVPGSGEQIKIGNCLITPAQLAGLSRRFSPIPSDEIGYAAEALGLRDGPTLVSDAAFSDTAVLSRGQEGGDLGDYKVLHFATHGLTEGMFGCLESPSALLTSLGTDGESDLLLDFEEIAGLKLDANLVVLSACQTASAIGERTARLNGDSQPGSTLEGLVRSFFAAQARAVMATYWQTPNTGESEIFMREFYRSGRTNDIANALNQAQRSMIQDPATSHPYFWGSFFVVGDTDNRMLDQAGSRRAAL
- a CDS encoding PAAR domain-containing protein, with product MPPAARITDMHTCPMVNPGPVPHVGGPIIKGQPNVLTCFMPQARVTDQCVCVGPPDVIVKGSMTVHVGGLPAARMGDMTAHGGVIVVGAPTVLIGDGANGGGGGAGAGAGMSSKVPFDAPNLQAQAMIAAHKAAKPFCRRCQA
- a CDS encoding DUF4123 domain-containing protein, which gives rise to MAGWYAIVDGAADPRLYPVISECAKYACLYEDDYDEDTLAALPYLVELTEGEKLPDLWRKHESGRFWGIVCQSNLDLPALRRHMRKFTTARLPLGEVVLFRFWDPRVFVTFAEDGTEEEVAPFFEKVEAVIADLGPDGRRRYHWDGGVQSSFAKPKADAPHEAAPGAQS
- a CDS encoding peptidoglycan DD-metalloendopeptidase family protein yields the protein MGAEDLERETTSFDPKTWVDPKPVAAPAEDTPIEPAKSGGLKPAYIAAPVALLAIAGGAYCLWPNPTEGPAETQTAEATPDAASEPTPTPSTSVRIIQVRGVDDLGFSLEEMGVPTGDAFTMAEEAIAALGTQEQMRVAVELTEDGDAKAVRTISAELPNGTSVKLTRQSDGTFKRENILDAATTRVRSVTGTINQNTFYASAVEAGLPDSLTTPFAKAFSFDFDFQREVALGDTFSATWEETVTESGRNAAPPKLLYVRLDTAKGSKTYFAFTPPDESEQRWFDESGQGNERGLMRTPVDGARITSKYGYRTHPISRAQRKHNGVDFAAPTGTPIYASGDSTVLFAAPRGAAGNFIRLDHGEGMQTWYMHLNAFADGLQPGKAVKQGEIIGYVGTTGGSTGPHLHYEIRINGEPLDPLTFETSEVEALAGEALTMFTTQRDSTKAAINEGD